GTCGTCCTGCGCCGCTGCGGCGATGCTGGTCGTCCCGCCGCAGTCGTCCTTCCACTGCGTCGAGCTGGGCGCGCGGAGCATGGTCAGTGCGATCAGCCCGGTGAGCAACCTGCCGATCTGGGAGAACGGCGGCTACTTCGTGCTCACCCAGGAGATCTTCGCGCGGCTGCCCGAGGGCGGGGACCTGGTTGACGACGCCTGCGGTGAACTGGCCAAACGCGGCGAGTTGTTCGCCTACCCCTATCGGGGTTTCTGGCAGCCGGCCGACACCGCCAAGGAACGGGCGGCCCTGGAGGCGAGCTACTTCACCGGCGACCGGCCCTGGATGCTGTGGGAAGGCGCGCAGACCGGCACACCGGCCGGGCAACGGGCATCGGTGGGGATCGAACGCTGATGTGGGGACCACGACTGACCGGCCTCCGCGAGCTGACCGTCCTCGGTGCGCACTGCGACGACATCGCCATCGGCGCCGGTGGCACGCTGCTGCGCCTCTGCCAGGCAAATCCCGGACTGCGGATCACCGCGCTGGTGTTCACCGGAGCAGACACCGCGCGGGAGATCGAGGAGAAGGCCGCGCTGGCGGACTTCTGTCCCGGTGCACGGCTCGACCTGCGCGTGCTCGCCCTACCGGACGGCCGGTTGCCCGAGCACTGGAAGACGGTCAAGGACGAACTCGAAGCTCTGCGCACCGATTGCGAACCGGATGTGGTGATCGCTCCGGCGCCGCATGATCAGCATCAGGATCACCGCACGATCGCCGAACTCGTTCCGACGGTCTTCCGAGGACCGCAACTGCTGGGTTACGAGATCCTCAAGTGGGATGCCGATCTGGCTCAGCCTGCGGTCTTCCTGCCGATCTCGGCCGCCGTGGCCACGCGGAAGGCCGAGCTGTTGATGCGGCACTACCCCTCGCAACACGACCGAACCTGGTTTCGCCAGGAGACCTTCCTCGCCCTGGCCTCGGTGCGTGGCGTGCAGAGCAGAAGCACCTACGCCGAGGCCTTCTTCACGAACAAGATCGTTGTGGAGGGAATCGACTCATGCGAGTTCTAGTCACCGGTCACCTCGGCTATCTGGGCGGCGTCCTCGTCCCGGTGTTGATGGGTGCGGGCCACGAGATCGTCGGAATGGATTCGGGTCTGTTCGCCGACTGCCTGCTCGGGCCTGCCGTGGCGGATCCGGGCGGATACCGCATCGACATCCGCGATGCCACCGAGGAGCACTTCAGAGGGGTGGATGCCGTGGTCCACCTGGCCGCGCTGTCCAACGACCCGCTCGGCCACCTGGCGCCGGAGATGACCTACGAGATCAACCACCATGCCTCGGTGCGGTTGGCCGCGCTGGCCAAGGCCGCCGGGGTACGCCGATTCCTCTATGCCTCGACCTGCTCGGTGTACGGCGCCGCAGGCGACGAGCTGGTCAACGAGGAAGCCGCCTTGCGGCCGGTCACCCCCTACGCCGAGAGCAAGGTGCGTGTCGAGGACGACCTGCGCGAACTGGCCGATGACCATTTCAGTCCGGTGTTCCTGCGCAACGCCACCGCCTTCGGCGCCTCGCCTCGGCAGCGCGTCGACATCGTGCTGAACAACCTGGTCGGCTACGCGATGCTCACCGGCCAGGTGCGGGTGCTCTCGGACGGCACTCCGTGGCGGCCCCTGGTACACGTTCGCGACATCGCCGCCGCGTTCCTCGCCGCGCTGCAAGCGCCTCGACACGCCGTGCACTCCGCGGCCTTCAATGTCGGGCTGGCCACCAACAACCTGACCGTCGCCCAGATCGCCGAGGCAGTGGTGGCGACGATTCCGGGCTCCAGTCTGCTGATCACCGGCGAGAACGGCGCGGATCCTCGCTCGTACCGGGTCGATTTCAGCCGGATTCGGGACCGGATCCCCGCCTTCGCACCTCGCTGGTCGGTCGGAGACGGCGCAGAAGAGCTGCATGCCACCTATTCCGCCTATGGGCTGACCTCGGCCGACTTCCACGAGCGGTTCACCCGGCTGGCCTGGCTCACCGGGCTGCGCGACAGGGGCCGCCTCGCCGAGGACCTCCGGCCCGCCAAGCTCGCCTCGGTCCGATGAACGGCCTATCGGGCGAATCGACACTCCGGGGGACCGAGGCCCCTCGACGCGAGGTCGGCTCAGGACAACCGGTCTCGAAGATCGGTCCAGGAGCCAGCCCCCGCGTCGCGGTCGCTGAGCACGCTCACCGGCAACGGCCATTCGATGGCCAGGGTCGGATCGTCGTAGCGCACCGCGAGGTCCTGCGTCGGATCGTGCTCGACGTCGATGCGGTAGCAGACATCGGCCTGCTCGGTCAGGACCTGGAAGCCGTGCAGGAAGCCTGCGGGCACGAACAGGTGCGCGAAATCCCGGTCGTCGAGCCGAAACGACGCCTGCGCACCGAAGGTCGCCGAGCCGGGGCGGGCGTCGATCACCACGTCGTGCACCGCGCCGTGCGCGCACCGCACCAGCTTCGACTCGCCGCGCCCGGCGCGGCCGTGCAGGCCCCGCAGCACGCCGCGTTGCGAGCGCGACTGGGAGTCCTGGCGGAAGGCGGTCGCATCGATGCCGTGCTCGGCGGCGATCGTCGCATCGAAGGTTCTGGTGAACAGTCCCCGCCGATCATGGCTGGGCTGCGGCACGAAGAGCAGGACACCGTCGAGTTCACTGTGGACTACACGCACCGGCTCATTGTCCAGGGCGGACCAGGACGGTGGTCGCGGTGAGTGCGCAGGCATGTCGTTACTGTGATGAATCCGGCGTCGAGGTCGTGCTCGATCTCGGTGCGCAACCAGCGTGCGACGACTTCCCACCGGCGGATGATCCTCGGACCGAGGCACTGTTCCCGCTGCGTATGGGGATGTGCGTCGCCTGTGGGTTGGCGCAACTACTCGAGGACGACACCGCACCGGAGGAACCCCGCGGGGTCGAACCGGCTGCGTTGGTGCGGCAGGCCGAGCAGGCCGTCTACCGGGCCGCTGCCGCAGGGTTCCTGCCACTGAACGGGCGATTCGCCGAGTACGGCAGCCCCCATGGCGGTTCCTGGGCGGGGCTGCTGGCCAACCGGGGGCTCACCGAGGTGTCGCCGGGTGAACAGGCCGATCTGGTGCTGGACTGTTTCGGCCTGATGCACGAGGCGGACCAGTTCGCCGCGTTGTCGAAGCGGATCGACGGTCTCGCCGAGGGCGGCACGCTGCTCATCCAGTTCCACTCGCTGGCCTCGGTGTTGCGGGACGGCGAGTGGAACGCGCTACGACACGGTCACTACGCCTACTACTCGACTCCGACGCTGGTCAACATGGTGGAACGGCTGGGTCTGGTGGCGCGACGAGCCTGGACCTTCGACCTGTACGGCGGGACGGTGCTGCTGGCCTGCTCCCGCGAGGGACGCCAATCCGACGGCGTGACCGCCTTGATCCGCGAGGAACGCGCCTTCGGAGTGCTGGACGTCG
This Actinoalloteichus hymeniacidonis DNA region includes the following protein-coding sequences:
- a CDS encoding dTDP-4-dehydrorhamnose 3,5-epimerase family protein, with protein sequence MRVVHSELDGVLLFVPQPSHDRRGLFTRTFDATIAAEHGIDATAFRQDSQSRSQRGVLRGLHGRAGRGESKLVRCAHGAVHDVVIDARPGSATFGAQASFRLDDRDFAHLFVPAGFLHGFQVLTEQADVCYRIDVEHDPTQDLAVRYDDPTLAIEWPLPVSVLSDRDAGAGSWTDLRDRLS
- a CDS encoding PIG-L deacetylase family protein encodes the protein MWGPRLTGLRELTVLGAHCDDIAIGAGGTLLRLCQANPGLRITALVFTGADTAREIEEKAALADFCPGARLDLRVLALPDGRLPEHWKTVKDELEALRTDCEPDVVIAPAPHDQHQDHRTIAELVPTVFRGPQLLGYEILKWDADLAQPAVFLPISAAVATRKAELLMRHYPSQHDRTWFRQETFLALASVRGVQSRSTYAEAFFTNKIVVEGIDSCEF
- a CDS encoding class I SAM-dependent methyltransferase, which encodes MSAQACRYCDESGVEVVLDLGAQPACDDFPPADDPRTEALFPLRMGMCVACGLAQLLEDDTAPEEPRGVEPAALVRQAEQAVYRAAAAGFLPLNGRFAEYGSPHGGSWAGLLANRGLTEVSPGEQADLVLDCFGLMHEADQFAALSKRIDGLAEGGTLLIQFHSLASVLRDGEWNALRHGHYAYYSTPTLVNMVERLGLVARRAWTFDLYGGTVLLACSREGRQSDGVTALIREERAFGVLDVAQVSRLQSAMERGALELWSWLEQATGSGLRVVGYGAASRAVPLLCAAGIGPELLSAVVDAAEPKQGRRLPGAGIPIVGPEALRTLQPDLVLLFVPDLLTEVRAAYPEVEEAGGHWVRADRIGLEARVPAARDATTSVLQMRES
- a CDS encoding NAD-dependent epimerase/dehydratase family protein; translated protein: MRVLVTGHLGYLGGVLVPVLMGAGHEIVGMDSGLFADCLLGPAVADPGGYRIDIRDATEEHFRGVDAVVHLAALSNDPLGHLAPEMTYEINHHASVRLAALAKAAGVRRFLYASTCSVYGAAGDELVNEEAALRPVTPYAESKVRVEDDLRELADDHFSPVFLRNATAFGASPRQRVDIVLNNLVGYAMLTGQVRVLSDGTPWRPLVHVRDIAAAFLAALQAPRHAVHSAAFNVGLATNNLTVAQIAEAVVATIPGSSLLITGENGADPRSYRVDFSRIRDRIPAFAPRWSVGDGAEELHATYSAYGLTSADFHERFTRLAWLTGLRDRGRLAEDLRPAKLASVR